GTTGAAGACATAGTACACCGATAGGTGGGCAAACCCGCTGAACTGAAACATCTAAGTAGGCGGAGGAGAAGAAAACAAAAGTGATTCCGTAAGTAGTGGCGAGCGAACGCGGATTAGCCCAAACCAATGTTGTTACGGCAATGTTGGGGTTGTAGGACCACGACATTTCTTGCATAAAGAATTAGAATCTACTGGAAAGTAGAGCCAAAGAAGGTGATAGCCCTGTATAAGTAATGAATGTAAAGGATAGTGGTATCCTGAGTAGGGCGGGGCACGTGAAACCCTGTCTGAATTTGGCGGGACCATCCGCTAAGGCTAAATACTCCTGAGAGACCGATAGTGAACCAGTACCGTGAGGGAAAGGTGAAAAGAACCGTGAATAACGGAGTGAAATAGATCCTGAAACCATACGCTTACAAGCGGTCGGAGCCCTTTTGTGGGGTGACGGCGTGCCTTTTGCATAATGAGCCTACGAGTTAACGTTGCTGGCAAGGATAAATGGTTAAGCCATGGATCCGTAGCGAAAGCGAGTCTGAATAGGGCGCTTTAGTCAGTAGTGTTAGACGCGAAACCGTGTGATCTACCCATGGGCAGGATGAAGCGCTGGTAACACAGTGTGGAGGTCCGAACCGGTTGACGTTGAAAAGTCTTCGGATGACCTGTGGGTAGGGGTGAAAGGCCAATCAAACTCGGAAATAGCTCGTACTCCCCGAAATGCATTTAGGTGCAGCGCACGGCGTAAAGTTATATAGAGGTAGAGCTACTGATTGGATGCGGGGGCTTCACCGCCTACCAATTCCTGACAAACTCCGAATGCTATATAATGTTTCCGTGCAGTGAGGGCTTGGGTGCTAAGGTCCAAGTCCGAGAGGGAAAGAACCCAGACCATCAGCTAAGGTCCCCAAATATATGTTAAGTTGAAAGAACGAGGTTTGTCTGCCCAGACAGCTAGGATGTTGGCTTGGAAGCAGCCATTCATTTAAAGAGTGCGTAACAGCTCACTAGTCGAGCGGACGAGCATGGATAATAATCGGGCATAAACATATTACCGAAGCTATGGATTTGTAATTTATTACAAGTGGTAGGGGAGCATTCTAACAGGGTTGAAGGTGTGTTGTAAAGCATGCTGGACTGGTTAGAAAAGAAAATGTAGGCATAAGTAACGATAATGCGGGCGAGAAACCCGCACACCGAAAGACTAAGGTTTCCACAGCTATGCTAATCAGCTGTGGGTTAGTCGGGACCTAAGGCGAACCCGAAAGGGACAGTCGATGGACCACGGGTTAATATTCCCGTACTACTAATTACTGTGATGGGGTGACGGAGTGATGAAAGCGCCGCGAACTGACGGAATAGTTCGTTGAAGTACCTACCTATAAGCTGCGCAGGCAAATCCACGCGGCTTGGGGAAATACGATAGTACTCGGAGTCTTCGGACAAAGAGATAGTGCGCCTAAGGGCTTCCAAGAAAAACCTCTAAACTTCAGGTAATTAGTACCCGTACCGCAAACCGACACAGGTAGTCGAGGAGAGAATCCTAAGGTGCTCGAGAGATTCATGGCTAAGGAATTAGGCAAAATAGACCCGTAACTTCGGGAGAAGGGTCGCCCCGAGTAATCGGGGCCGCAGTGAAGAGGTCCAGGCGACTGTTTATCAAAAACACAGGGCTCTGCAAAATCGTAAGATGAAGTATAGGGCCTGACACCTGCCCGGTGCTGGAAGGTTAAGAGGAGATGTTATCTTCGGAGAAGCATTGAATTGAAGCCCCAGTAAACGGCGGCCGTAACTATAACGGTCCTAAGGTAGCGAAATTCCTTGTCGGGTAAGTTCCGACCTGCACGAATGGTGTAACGATCTGGACACTGTCTCAGCCATGAGCTCGGTGAAATTGTAGTAACGGTGAAGATGCCGTTTACCCGCAGTGGGACGAAAAGACCCTGTGCACCTTTACTATAGCTTAGTATTGACCTTGGATAAATGATGTGTAGGATAGGTTGGAGACTGTGAAGTGGCGTCGCTAGGCGTTGTGGAGTCATTGTTGAAATACAACCCTTTGTTTATCTGAGGCCTAACCCCGCTTTGCGGGGGACATTGCTTGGTGGGTAGTTTGACTGGGGTGGTCGCCTCCAAAAGAGTAACGGAGGCTTCTAAAGGTTCCCTCAGTACGCTTGGTAACCGTGCGTAGAGTGCAATGGCATAAGGGAGCTTGACTGAGAGACATACAGGTCGATCAGGTACGAAAGTAGAGCATAGTGATCCGGTGGTTCCGCATGGAAGGGCCATCGCTCAAAGGATAAAAGGTACGCCGGGGATAACAGGCTGATCTCCCCCAAGAGCTCATATCGACGGGGGGGTTTGGCACCTCGATGTCGGCTCGTCACATCCTGGGGCTGGAGAAGGTCCCAAGGGTTGGGCTGTTCGCCCATTAAAGTGGCACGCGAGCTGGGTTCAGAACGTCGTGAGACAGTTCGGTCTCTATCTACTGTGGGCGCAAGAAATTTGAGTGGATCTGATTCTAGTACGAGAGGACCGAATTGGACAAACCTCTAGTGTATCTGTTGTCCCGCCAGGGGCACCGCAGAGTAGCTACGTTTGGAAGGGATAAGCGCTGAAAGCATATAAGCGCGAAACCCACCACAAGATGAGATTTCTTTTAAGGGTCGTGGGAGATGACCACGTTGATAGGCTATAGATGTAAAGGCAGTAATGTCATAGTCGAGTAGTACTAATAACCCGTAAGCTTATGTACACCCTTTTCCCGAGTCGCAAGACTCGGGAAGAAACTTTCTAATACATTTTTTATATTCTTTATCTCAGTATGTTAAGATATTGTTGCAATGCACGAGTTCTAAATTAGGAATTACGACTTGCAAGATGATTGTCCAAAGCAATTATAACTTCTTAAGGTGGTTATTGCGGCGGGGCTCACCTCTTCCCATCCCGAACAGAGTAGTTAAGCCCGCCTGCGCAGATGGTACTGCAGTTATGTGGGAGAGTATGTCGCTGCCTTTTTTTATAAAAACCCTGTTTCGATAAGAAACAGGGTTTTTTGTTTTACAAAAAACTCAGTTTATATAAAAAAATAACTATTGTATATTGCCCCAAACAGTTACTGAATTACCATAGAGGTGGATATATCGTTTTCGTGGAGTTAAAATAGCACTTATATTAGAGAATGTAGTTGTGTTTTTATAGGAATTATGAGACTACTTTAGCTATAGAAATAATTACTAATTTAAAACGCAGTATCATGAAAACGATTTTAAAATTCAGTTTAGTAGTATTAGTAGCAATGACTACAATGAGTACTTATGCAATCAATAGTGATTTTTTACTTAATGTAAAAAAGGGAGAAGGTAAAGAAATTAGTTTTTCGGTAAATGAGATACAAAAAGCTACTGTAACGATCTATGATGAGTCCCATAATGTGATTTATAATGAAACAGTAACCGGTAAAGGAGGAATAACAAGAGCATATAGTCTTGAGGAGTTTCCACAGGGGATTTACTTTTTGGAAGTAGAGACTAACTTAAAGAAAGTAACTCATGAGATTGTAGTTGCTGATACAGCCACTACCTTATCTAGAAAAGCAATCGCTGAAGTCTATAAAGGCGATTTGAAAATGAAAAATCAAAATGTGGCAGAAGTAAACTAATTGTTTTAGGATTAAACAACTTCGAATAAGAACAGCTCTTTGGGTAGTCATGGTCGGAAGAAAATCTTCCGACTTTTTTTGCTTTCAATTATTTATTTAACGAGATTTTTCTTGTTTATAGTATTGATTTTACGTATATTTATTACTGGTAAATCAGTAATCTATGACAAATTTTAAAGACCACAAAGTATCCGTTAAAGAGTTATTAGGCTTCATTCCAGAGGCTCTCTTATCTCATCTTTCCACCAGTACTAAAGTAGATCATTATTCAAAAGTTCTTCATGGCAAAAAAGTATTTTATCTGCTTTTATATTCTATAATGGACAACGAAAAGCTCAGCCAACGAACATTGGAAGACACCTTTAACTATTCAGGTTTTAAATCTATATTTAACTTGGATGAATCAGAAACTATCCGAAGAAGTTCAATTTCTGAGAGACTCTCGAAGATTGATGCGAGTTATTTCAAAGAAATTTTTGAATGTATGTATGATCGTTTTTCTGAGAGTTACAATCAGTTAGAAAGAAGCAAGTATAATTTAATTCGGGTAGATAGTACCATTGTTGCAGAAGCTGCTGGGAAACTCAAAGAAGGTATTGATCAAAAAAGCGGTAAAAAACTTATAAAATATAGTATTTTCTTTGACGGAATTCTTCCTTCTGGTGTTGAGATATTTAATGCTCAAAGATATTCAGCAGAAGATAATGCTCTTCCCGAAGCTATTTTAAATCAAGTAAAAAAAGATACTGAACATAGCAATATTTACATTATCGACAGAGGTATTCAATCCACCCGAACTATGAAAGACTTTGATAAAAAGAATATCAAATTTGTTATCAGGTCTAAGGAAAACCGAAAACATCAAGAAATACGGTCTTTGATTCAGGAAAATCAGGATTTAGATATTGGAGAAAATATCTTAATTCAAGACAGTATTGTCAACCTTTACACAGGTGTTCCAATAAAAAACAAGCGATGGAACACACATCATCGCCAAGAAAAAGTCAATAATCAATTCAGGCTAGTGGTTGTGAAAAACAAACAAAATCCCGAAAAAGTTTTTTGGTTTATTACTAATGATTTTCAACTTACTGCTAAAGAAGTTGCTGATTATTACAGGAAAAGATGGGATATTGAAGTTTTTTTTAGATTTATCAAACAAGAACTCAATTTTAGTCATCTTGTTTCACTCAGCAAAAATGGAATAGAAGTAATGGTTTATATGACTTTAATTGTTGCAATGCTTATCCTTATGTATAAAAAAGCAAATAATATTGGTTATAAAACCGCTAAAAGAAGATTTGTTTTGGAACTTAGAGAACTTATTATTGCAATAATGATAACGTTGACAGGTGGAGATCCTTCAAAAGTCTTTAAAACATAAGTGGCCGGAATTTCTTCCGACCACTACTAGCTCTTTGGGGGCTGTTTTTTTGTTTTAAGAACTTTTAAAACCTCAAATGTTCTTCATGAAACCGAATTTGTATGAGGGATGGAAATTATACTTGATTTAACTTATTCTATAATGTTAATAATATTTTGTTTACTTATTTTATATTTGATCAAATTATTAATAATTTATGAAAGTTAAGGACAATTTATACAATCAAAGAATTTTTTCAATAGATGCTCTACATGTAATAACAATTTTTGTAATGATTTTTGTAATGAGTTGGCAAGTGTTAAAGATGTGCCACAATGGATGAAACATATGTCTGCAGATGAAGATGCTATGACTTTTGTAGATGTTGTTTTTCCTGCTTTTTTATTTATTGTTGGAATGTCTGTACCTTTTATTTAATACTAGATTACTTAAAGGAGATAGTTTTAAAACTATTTGGTTTCATACTCTAAAAAGAGCTTAGCTCTAATTATTATAGGTGTTTTTATGATAAATGTTGTGTATGGTTACGATGTGTCAAAAATGATTATAGCTCCAGCAATTTTGGGCCTTTTAGCTTATGTGATAACTATTCCGATTTGGAACAAATATGCTAAAGATTTTCCAATTTGGATAAAACATACTTTCCAATATGGTGGAATACTAGTTTTAGTTGCTCTTTACTTTTTATACGTTCAAGATACGGGTGAAATTGAGATGACACCAAAATGGTGAAGGATTCTTGGTTTAATTGGTTGGGCATATCTTTTTACTGTATTGTATTATTGGCTTGTTTCAGGGAAATTATGGGCTATGATTTTGTTTCTAATTGTTTGCATTACTGCTAATTCAATGAATTTTATAGAAGGAATGATAACAAATTCAGCATTAAGTTTTGTTGCAGGACATTTGACACATGCAACATTGGTAACTGCGGGAATAATTATTTCACTATTATTTTTTGATAGAAAAGTACCTTTAAAAATCTATAGGGCAGTATTAAGCTTTGTAGTGTTCTTTTTTGTGATTGGGTATTTACTTCGTCCATATTTTCGGAATTTCAAAAATAAAAAGGACTCCATCTTGGACATTTTTTTGAGCTGCAATTTGTACGATTTTATTTTATTTCCTTTATCGGGTAATGGAAATAAAGAAACAAACTAAATGGAGTAACTTCTTTATGCCTGCCGCTGCAAATCCTTTGTTGATTTATATTTTACCAGGTGTCATTTATTATTTTACTCTAGCATTTGATTTTCATATAATTCTAGAGTATTTTACAGAAGGTCTTCCAGGAATTATATGGTCGTTGGTTTTTTCAACAATAATGCTTGGAGTGATGAAAATATGGAATAAATATAAGATTCAGTTGCATTTGTAAAGTTTTAGATTTTATTATTTATTTCAGCTACAATTTTTGGGGACATACAAAATAAAAATTGTATCTGAAACTTTTAATAAATCCATTGAATTCTGAATTGTAAACTATTGGTTATCCCGGTTATGCCATCTTTTTCTAAATTACTGATACCATAAACTAATCCGGCTTTCCAGTATTGGGTAGCCCACCAGTTCAGTCCAAAACTATAGCGATTGTTTATACCGCCATGAACCTCTTTTGTTTCTAGATCATTTTCTCCAACACGAACAAAAATTTCCCATGCACCATATTTTTCAGTTGGTTTTATTCTTCGGGCATAAGCTGCTTTTTGGTCATATGGTCTTTGCTCACCGCTTAAAACGTAACTTCCAGTCACATAATATCCGCTAAATTGTTCCATTCCAAAGTCTTTTGTGGCTGTCCAGTTGTGAACATATTCCATTAAAACAGAAAAGTTATCTAAGCTCCAAAGTTGTTCCATACTAAGGTTTAATTGATGCGAAGCATCCATATCACCTGTATCAACGTAACTTGTGGTTATATTTGATTCGTTTTTACCTTTTAATCGAACAATGTCATTTTTTGAATCAACATAGCGCACGCCAACTCCCATGTGCATAAATTCCTTTCCTTCATTTTGCCATTTGGGCAGTCCTGTAATTCTGGCGGTAAAAGTAGTATTTGAAGATGAAAAACTTTTATCATCCCCTATAAAATCTTTAAAAACTCCGGCAGCAGCTGTCAATCGGTTATTCATGAAAAAGTGATGATAAATAATCCCAATATTGCGGCTATTGAAAAAAGGACTAAGTAATCTTTCAAAATGAGGTAAGTTGGCAGCGTCTCCTACCATTTCATAAACAAAAGTTTCTTTTATTTTTCCAACAGTAATATCGCTGTTTTCAGATAATGGTATTACAAACTTTAAGTCGGTAATTCCAAAATTTGGATCGTCTTCTGCTCTGTCAAAACCTTTGTATTCAACACTTATTAAGTACTTCCACGGATTTTTAAAATTTATTTTACCGCTTAACATAACTCTTGCACTTCTGATGTCAAATCGACTTTCTTGCGAACCAACTTGATTTTTACTGTCTTCGTCCTGAATATTGAGATTGTAATCTAAAATAGGTGCAAAACCTAGTTTGGTTGTAAACCATTTATTGTGTGATTTGGTCCATCTCATTCCTTTGTGAGTTGCATCAGGAATTAAATAGTTCTTAGTTGTATCAGCTAAAATTTGAGTTTGTGAGTCATCAACTAAATCAGTATGCTGTGAGAAAATTTTATTACTGAAGAAAAAGAAAAACAAGAAAATTGAAGTTTTTAAAATAAAGCTTTTTATCATTTTTTCTGAATTTAAATTACTACAGGCCTTTAATTTTTTAGCTCTTAATGTAATAGTGTTTTAAAATTATATTATTGGAGGTTTAAACCTTTGTGTATCTTTTTTAACTGGTAATGGTGTTGAATTTCAAGTAAATATAGGAATAGTTTTTATTTTATTAAGAGTCAATTAAAATATTGCTGTTATATGAGTTCTCGATTGCGAGAGGGATAGAAGCAAGCTGCCGAAGTAGCATGTATAGTCCGACCGTATCCTGATAAAAGGGCGTATATGCACAGGTAGATTAATCTTTTTATTAGGATACGGTCTCGTCCAGATAGTTGTAGCTAGATTTTTTTATTAAAATAGGGTATGGTTATTATTTTGTGTTGTCAATGATTTAAATTCTGAAAGGTTTCTGATAAGTGAAAATTGTTAAAAGTATTTTTACTTTAGAAATGAAAAAAAATGCCTTATTTTTACACTAAAATAATTTAAATATACATAGAATGGAATGGATTACTGCCAGAGAATTTGAAGATATAACCTATAAAAAATGTAATGGTGTAGCAAGAATCGCATTTAATAGACCTGATGTGCGCAACGCTTTTAGACCTAAAACAACTTCTGAATTATATCAGGCATTTTATGATGCACAGGAGGATACTTCAATTGGTGTAGTTTTATTGTCTGCAGAGGGGCCGTCTTCAAAAGATGGAGTGTATTCTTTTTGTAGTGGAGGAGACCAAAATGCTCGCGGGCATCAAGGATATGTTGGGGATGATGGACAACATCGTTTGAATATTCTTGAAGTTCAACGTTTGATTCGTTTTATGCCTAAAGTTGTTATTGCCGTGGTTCCAGGTTGGGCAGTTGGAGGAGGGCATAGTCTGCATGTAGTTTGCGATATGACTTTAGCTAGTAAAGAACATGCAATTTTTAAGCAAACGGATGCTGATGTTACAAGCTTTGATGGTGGGTATGGTTCTGCTTATCTTGCTAAAATGGTGGGACAGAAAAAAGCACGTGAAATTTTCTTTTTAGGTAGGAATTATTCAGCCCAAGAAGCTATGGATATGGGGATGGTTAATGCTGTTATTCCTCATGATGAATTGGAAGATACTGCTTATGAATGGGCACAAGAGATTCTTGGTAAATCGCCAATGGCTATCAAAATGCTGAAATTCGCAATGAATCTTACTGATGATGGCATGGTGGGACAACAAGTATTTGCGGGTGAAGCAACCCGATTAGCATATATGACAGAAGAGGCTAAAGAAGGTAGGAATGCATTCCTTGAAAAGCGCAAGCCAAATTTTGAAAAGAAATGGTTGCCATAAAAAGTTTAAATATTTAAAAATTATTGATTTCAAGTTTGGAACCAATAATTTAAAACTTTAAACCTGAAACAAAACTTATAAATGGAAGATTTTACAAACGAAACTATTGATACCACATTACTTCCAAAATTTGAGGAAGTTCAATTTTCTTTACTCCATCCTGATTATTGGAAAGTAATCTTAGCAGGATTAACTTTGTTTTTTGTAGTAATAGCAATAGGTGTTGGAACTATATTGTATTTTAATGAAGAACTTTTTCTATTTATTACTGAACTAAGTATTATTTATATTGTTTTGTTACTGCTAGTTGTGTTCATGTCGAGAATAAGTTTTAAGAAAAAAGGATTTGCATTTCGTACTCATGATGTTTTATTTAGACATGGAATAATTGCGACAAATACACTTGTAATACCTTATAACAGAGTGCAACATGTAGCTTTACATGAAGGATTGCTGTCTAGGTTTTTTGGTTTGGCAAGTATTGAGGTTTTTACAGCTGGAGGTAGTTCTAGTGATATTCAGATTCCTGGAATAGCCAAAGTACAAGCCGAAAACATCAAACAATTGTTGATGGGCAAAATTCAAAAACAACTATAATGGAATCCAATTTTAGCCAGCCTCAAAGGCAATCCATTGTTGGGATTTTTGTAATGTTTATCTATTCTTTTCAGAGATATGCAAAAGCGTTATGGCCTTTGTTGGTAATTTGTATCTTGAAATTTAATGAATTTGATAAACTTAATATACTAATAGGAATTATAAGTGTTGTAACTATTTTAATTTTTGTAGGAATTACATCTTATTTTAGATATTTGAACTTTACGTTTTATATCGACCAAGAAAATGATGAGTTTGTTATTACTGAAGGTGTTTTTAATAAAACAAAAACGGCTATACAGCTTAACAAAATTCAGCAAGTAAATATTAATCAATCTTTAATGCAGAGATTAGTTGGTGTTTATGAATTAGTTGTAGATACCGCAGGTTCAAATAAAAAAGAAGGAAGTATCAAAGCCATTTCACATGAATTGGCATTGGACTTAAAAGCACGTTTATTAGAGAACGAAAATAAAAAGTTAAAAAATGTTGATAATGTGATTAATAATTCATCAGAAATTTTGAATAAAAAAACTTTTGATGCTGAAGATCCATTTATAGAAATCAGTTTTTTGAGTTTATTGAAAATCGGATTTACTTCCAATTATGTGAAAAGCTTTTTTTTATTATTAGCTTTCTTTTTTACACTTTTCGATCATATCAAACAATTCACTGGAAGAGATATTCTGCATGATGAAAAAATAGAAAATTATGTAGACAAAAGTCATATGTTAACTGCTGTTTTGATACTGTTTATTATTTTCTTTTCAATAGTTATCATTGTCAATTTAGTCAAAACGATTTTTAAATATTTTGGTTACAAAATTGCAAAACAAAATGGTTCTTTATTGCTTTCTTACGGATTGTTAAATACTAAAAGCACTATTCTAAAACCTGAAAAAGTTCAAATTACGAGTATTACTCAGAACTATTTTCAGAAAAAAATGAATGTTTTAGGGCTTAAAATATCACAGGCAACAGGAGGTGAGAAGGAAGATCATAAATTAGCAATAGAAATTCCAGGCTGTAATGATTTTGAAAAAGAGGCTATTTTAAAATTACTTTTTCAACAGATTCCTGAAAAAGGAGTAATGTTAAAACCCAATTTTAGAAAACTAGGATTTTCAGTTTTTTTAACTGTTGGAGTACCGTTGTTGGGGTATTATTTTCTCAGAGACTTGATAATAGAACAAATACCAATGATAGATTATTTAGTATTATTTTTTGTTCTTTTTATTGGAGTAATTCAGTTCTATTTATTCAAAAATAATAGACTTTATATTAACGATGATTTTATAATTCTTCAAAGTGGAGCTTGGGATATTACTAATAAAATTATCAAACCAAGTAAAATTCAGGCGATTACTACATCTCAACTCTTTTGGCACAAAAATATCAACATTGGTTCTTTAACTTTGCATACTGCAGGAGGGAATATTAGTTTTCAATTAGGTAATTTTACAGCTATAAAGCAATATATCAATCTTTGGTTATATAGGATGGAAACTTCTGACAGCAATTGGATGTAGTATTTATAAATTAAAGCTGATATTGAGATTATTAAATATTAAAACAAACAAAATAATATAATGAAACACTGGATTGAAGCAGCAAGATTAAGAACATTACCATTATCCGTTTCGGGAATAATTGTCGGAAGCATGTATGCATTGGCAAATCCTACCGATAATGTACTTACACCAACAGAGGTTTTCAATTGGGAAGTATTTGCTTTCGCATTATTAACGACTTTGGGATTACAGGTACTC
The Flavobacterium sp. 5 DNA segment above includes these coding regions:
- a CDS encoding DUF3244 domain-containing protein gives rise to the protein MKTILKFSLVVLVAMTTMSTYAINSDFLLNVKKGEGKEISFSVNEIQKATVTIYDESHNVIYNETVTGKGGITRAYSLEEFPQGIYFLEVETNLKKVTHEIVVADTATTLSRKAIAEVYKGDLKMKNQNVAEVN
- a CDS encoding IS4 family transposase, which gives rise to MTNFKDHKVSVKELLGFIPEALLSHLSTSTKVDHYSKVLHGKKVFYLLLYSIMDNEKLSQRTLEDTFNYSGFKSIFNLDESETIRRSSISERLSKIDASYFKEIFECMYDRFSESYNQLERSKYNLIRVDSTIVAEAAGKLKEGIDQKSGKKLIKYSIFFDGILPSGVEIFNAQRYSAEDNALPEAILNQVKKDTEHSNIYIIDRGIQSTRTMKDFDKKNIKFVIRSKENRKHQEIRSLIQENQDLDIGENILIQDSIVNLYTGVPIKNKRWNTHHRQEKVNNQFRLVVVKNKQNPEKVFWFITNDFQLTAKEVADYYRKRWDIEVFFRFIKQELNFSHLVSLSKNGIEVMVYMTLIVAMLILMYKKANNIGYKTAKRRFVLELRELIIAIMITLTGGDPSKVFKT
- a CDS encoding porin: MIKSFILKTSIFLFFFFFSNKIFSQHTDLVDDSQTQILADTTKNYLIPDATHKGMRWTKSHNKWFTTKLGFAPILDYNLNIQDEDSKNQVGSQESRFDIRSARVMLSGKINFKNPWKYLISVEYKGFDRAEDDPNFGITDLKFVIPLSENSDITVGKIKETFVYEMVGDAANLPHFERLLSPFFNSRNIGIIYHHFFMNNRLTAAAGVFKDFIGDDKSFSSSNTTFTARITGLPKWQNEGKEFMHMGVGVRYVDSKNDIVRLKGKNESNITTSYVDTGDMDASHQLNLSMEQLWSLDNFSVLMEYVHNWTATKDFGMEQFSGYYVTGSYVLSGEQRPYDQKAAYARRIKPTEKYGAWEIFVRVGENDLETKEVHGGINNRYSFGLNWWATQYWKAGLVYGISNLEKDGITGITNSLQFRIQWIY
- a CDS encoding 1,4-dihydroxy-2-naphthoyl-CoA synthase; the encoded protein is MEWITAREFEDITYKKCNGVARIAFNRPDVRNAFRPKTTSELYQAFYDAQEDTSIGVVLLSAEGPSSKDGVYSFCSGGDQNARGHQGYVGDDGQHRLNILEVQRLIRFMPKVVIAVVPGWAVGGGHSLHVVCDMTLASKEHAIFKQTDADVTSFDGGYGSAYLAKMVGQKKAREIFFLGRNYSAQEAMDMGMVNAVIPHDELEDTAYEWAQEILGKSPMAIKMLKFAMNLTDDGMVGQQVFAGEATRLAYMTEEAKEGRNAFLEKRKPNFEKKWLP
- a CDS encoding PH domain-containing protein gives rise to the protein MEDFTNETIDTTLLPKFEEVQFSLLHPDYWKVILAGLTLFFVVIAIGVGTILYFNEELFLFITELSIIYIVLLLLVVFMSRISFKKKGFAFRTHDVLFRHGIIATNTLVIPYNRVQHVALHEGLLSRFFGLASIEVFTAGGSSSDIQIPGIAKVQAENIKQLLMGKIQKQL
- a CDS encoding PH domain-containing protein: MESNFSQPQRQSIVGIFVMFIYSFQRYAKALWPLLVICILKFNEFDKLNILIGIISVVTILIFVGITSYFRYLNFTFYIDQENDEFVITEGVFNKTKTAIQLNKIQQVNINQSLMQRLVGVYELVVDTAGSNKKEGSIKAISHELALDLKARLLENENKKLKNVDNVINNSSEILNKKTFDAEDPFIEISFLSLLKIGFTSNYVKSFFLLLAFFFTLFDHIKQFTGRDILHDEKIENYVDKSHMLTAVLILFIIFFSIVIIVNLVKTIFKYFGYKIAKQNGSLLLSYGLLNTKSTILKPEKVQITSITQNYFQKKMNVLGLKISQATGGEKEDHKLAIEIPGCNDFEKEAILKLLFQQIPEKGVMLKPNFRKLGFSVFLTVGVPLLGYYFLRDLIIEQIPMIDYLVLFFVLFIGVIQFYLFKNNRLYINDDFIILQSGAWDITNKIIKPSKIQAITTSQLFWHKNINIGSLTLHTAGGNISFQLGNFTAIKQYINLWLYRMETSDSNWM